In Pectinophora gossypiella chromosome 5, ilPecGoss1.1, whole genome shotgun sequence, a genomic segment contains:
- the LOC126367041 gene encoding guanine nucleotide-binding protein-like 3 homolog: protein MAKFKLKKPSKRQPARLRYKIQKKVSEHNRKQKKEAKKNPKSKKTKPIQIPNVCPFKEEILKEVEAVKKHKEEERQKRKELAKLEKQKKMEEKKNSNVNMNSLVANAEARGKVHTAFKGAEGETDEVQFGKDRTQENSLKTYYREFKKVISEAEVILEVVDARDPLGTRCTQVEEAVREAGKRLVLVVNKADLVPRQNLTTWLKYLRRHAPAVPFKASTQDQQHNLGRKKMKHIVKEKEMKGSACVGAELLMSLLGNYCRNKGMKTSITVGVVGLPNVGKSSVINSLNRSKACNVGSTPGVTKQMQTIQLDSKIKILDSPGIVFHSGSAGDSDSVVALKNAARVAALRDPATPAAAILQRARTDTLADLYAIPHFTTPQEFFAHLASRMGRFKKGGIPDQEAAARILLNDWNTGKIRYFTEPPETPESEVHVEAKIVSGAAREFDINNFEAMETEAFNQLDQHSSAVEGIKITSTGPVKAALEDEMQVDEDESPLLPKTLNIRSKLGKGGKTKERTKQDPEMLLEGNTKQNKLRKMQFKKDKKKQAKNEKQSVELAGVLENVTLTTYKKKDDYDFKEDLSL, encoded by the exons ATGGCCAAGTTTAAATTGA AGAAACCTTCCAAAAGGCAGCCAGCACGGCTCAGGTACAAAATACAGAAGAAAGTCAGTGAGCACAATCGCAAACAGAAGAAGGAGGCCAAAAAGAACCCTAAGTCCAAGAAAACCAAGCCTATTCAGATCCCCAATGTGTGTCCGTTTAAAGAAGAAATTCTTAAAGAAGTAGAGGCAGTAAAGAAacacaaagaagaagaaagacagAAGAGGAAGGAGCTGGCCAAGTTGGAGAAACAGAAGAAAATGGAAGAGAAGAAGAACAGTAATGTTAACATGAACTCATTG GTAGCAAATGCAGAAGCGAGGGGCAAAGTGCACACTGCGTTCAAAGGTGCAGAGGGAGAGACTGATGAGGTGCAGTTTGGCAAGGACAGAACACAAGAGAACTCCCTCAAGACTTACTACAGGGAGTTTAAGAAGGTCATCTCCGAAGCTGAGGTCATTCTGGAGGTTGTTGATGCTAGGGATCCTTTAG GTACGCGTTGCACACAAGTAGAGGAAGCAGTGCGCGAGGCAGGCAAACGGCTCGTCCTCGTGGTCAACAAGGCGGACCTGGTCCCTCGCCAGAACCTGACCACCTGGCTCAAGTACCTCCGGAGACATGCCCCAGCGGTGCCCTTCAAAGCCTCTACTCAGGACCAACAACACAACCTCGGACGGAAGAAGATGAAGCACATTGTTAAAGAGAAGGAGATGAAAG GGTCAGCGTGTGTGGGCGCAGAGCTTCTGATGAGCCTACTGGGCAACTACTGCCGCAATAAAGGCATGAAGACATCCATCACAGTGGGCGTGGTCGGCCTGCCCAACGTTGGGAAGAGCTCCGTGATCAACAGTCTCAACCGCTCCAAGGCTTGCAATGTTGGCAGCACTCCTGGGGTTACTAA ACAAATGCAAACGATCCAACTGGACTCGAAGATCAAGATCCTGGACAGCCCGGGCATCGTGTTCCACTCGGGCTCCGCGGGCGACAGCGACAGCGTGGTGGCGCTGAAGAACGCGGCGCGCGTGGCCGCGCTGCGGGACCCCGCCACGCCCGCCGCCGCCATCCTGCAGCGGGCGCGGACGGACACGCTGGCTGACCTCTACGCCATACCGCACTTCACCACCCCACag GAGTTCTTCGCACACCTAGCGTCTCGCATGGGCCGGTTCAAGAAGGGCGGTATACCGGACCAGGAGGCGGCGGCCAGGATATTGCTCAATGACTGGAACACTGgcaag ATCCGTTACTTCACGGAGCCGCCAGAGACGCCGGAGTCGGAGGTCCACGTGGAGGCGAAGATCGtgagcggcgcggcgcgcgagTTCGACATCAACAACTTCGAGGCCATGGAGACAGAGGCCTTCAACCAGCTCGACCAGCACAGCAGCGCCGTCGAGGGGATTAAG ATAACCAGCACAGGTCCAGTGAAAGCAGCATTAGAAGATGAAATGCAAGTGGACGAGGACGAGTCACCTTTACTCCCTAAAACCCTCAACATTCGTTCTAAACTGGGCAAAGGCGGGAAAACTAAGGAACGCACCAAACAAGACCCAGAGATGCTTCTAGAAGGAAACACTAAGCAGAATAAATTAAGGAAAATGCagtttaaaaaagataaaaagaaacagGCTAAAAATGAAAAGCAATCGGTCGAGTTAGCTGGCGTACTAGAAAATGTTACTCTAACGACGTATAAGAAAAAAGATGATTACGATTTCAAAGAAGATTTATCGTTGTAG